From Brassica oleracea var. oleracea cultivar TO1000 chromosome C3, BOL, whole genome shotgun sequence, a single genomic window includes:
- the LOC106329267 gene encoding CBS domain-containing protein CBSCBSPB1-like: MANQGGPRRSLSITTSSLQRKRSMDISERGLDVGRRSLSISRSPRGFTGGERTVKRLRLSKALTVPATTTIYEACKRMASRKVAALLLTDSNEMLCGILTDKDIATRVISQEVNVEETPVSKVMTRNPVFVLSETLAVEALQKMVLGKFRHLPVVENGEVIALLDIAKCLYDAIARMERAAEKGKAIAAAVEGVEKSWGTNTSVPNTFIETLRDRMFKPSLSTIIPDDTKVLKVSPTDTVLTVAKKMVEFQSSCAVVMIEDKLRGIFTSKDILMRVVAENLSPSETTVEQVMTQNPESTTVDTPIVEALHIMHEGKFLHLPVTTDKDGDVVAVVDVIHITHAAVATAGTTPGIGNEATHTMMQKFWDSAMALSPNDEDDDTRSESSLKVASEADTGKSLPFAYMFSFKIEDKKHRMHRFISDTRSLTEVITTILQRIGNDIDPDNLPQILYEDEDHDKVLLASDSDLQAAIDHAKSIGWKSLRLHLDDSKKGKEGRRRASGSEATEYVERDAWAAAYSGVAAGAALVAGLGFMAFLKKFRR; the protein is encoded by the exons ATGGCTAACCAAGGCGGGCCAAGACGGAGCTTATCTATAACGACTTCGTCATTACAGAGGAAGAGATCCATGGATATCAGCGAACGTGGTCTCGACGTTGGTCGGAGATCTCTTTCTATTTCACGTTCGCCTAG GGGTTTTACAGGAGGAGAGCGAACTGTTAAACGTTTAAGGCTATCGAAAGCCCTTACTGTACCCGCAACAACGACTATTTATGAAGCTTGTAAAAGGATGGCTTCTCGCAAAGTTGCGGCCTTATTGTTGACCGACTCCAATGAAATGCTTTGTGGGATTCTTACTGACAAG GACATAGCTACAAGAGTGATCTCACAGGAAGTTAATGTGGAGGAAACACCTGTATCCAAGGTTATGACTAGGAACCCTGTGTTCGTCCTTTCGGAAACACTTGCTGTTGAAGCCCTCCAAAAGATGGTCCTAG GAAAATTCAGACATCTGCCTGTAGTTGAAAATGGGGAAGTAATTGCTTTACTAGACATAGCAAAGTGTCTGTATGATGCCATTGCTCGCATGGAGAGAGCAGCTGAGAAAGGTAAGGCCATTGCTGCTGCCGTTGAAGGTGTTGAGAAAAGTTGGGGAACTAACACTTCAG TTCCCAACACATTCATTGAAACGCTACGAGACCGGATGTTTAAACCTTCTTTATCAACAATTATACCAGATGATACAAA GGTTTTGAAAGTCTCACCAACTGATACAGTCTTAACTGTAGCAAAGAAGATGGTTGAATTTCAATCAAGCTGTGCAGTCGTGATGATCGAGGACAAGCTTCGAGGGATATTTAC TTCCAAGGATATACTGATGCGGGTTGTCGCTGAAAATCTTTCTCCATCTGAGACTACAGTGGAACAG GTTATGACTCAGAATCCAGAATCTACGACAGTTGACACGCCAATCGTTGAAGCTCTGCACATCATGCACGAGGGAAAATTTCTACACCTTCCTGTAACTACTGATAAAG ACGGAGATGTAGTTGCAGTTGTTGATGTAATCCATATAACTCACGCTGCTGTCGCCACT GCTGGTACTACTCCGGGAATAGGTAATGAGGCAACACACACAATGATGCAAAAGTTTTGGGATTCGGCGATGGCATTGTCTCCTAATGATGAAGACGATGACACGAGAAG TGAGAGCTCCTTGAAAGTTGCTTCTGAAGCTGATACAGGGAAATCTTTACCTTTTGCATATATGTTTTCTTTCAAGATCGAAGACAAGAAGCACAGAATGCACAGATTCATAAGTG ACACTCGTAGTTTGACAGAAGTGATAACCACGATCCTTCAGAGAATAGGAAACGATATCGATCCAGACAACCTACCCCAAATTTTG TACGAAGACGAGGACCACGATAAAGTGTTGTTGGCTTCAGATAGTGATCTTCAAGCAGCCATAGACCATGCCAAATCAATTGGCTGGAAG AGTCTGAGATTACATTTAGATGATTCAAAAAAAGGCAAAGAAGGAAGAAGAAGAGCATCAGGATCAGAAGCAACGGAGTATGTAGAGAGAGACGCTTGGGCTGCTGCTTACAGTGGAGTTGCGGCTGGTGCTGCATTAGTAGCTGGTCTTGGTTTTATGGCTTTTCTCAAAAAATTCCGACGCTGA
- the LOC106329269 gene encoding mediator of RNA polymerase II transcription subunit 30 gives MTTTQELAMEGEKHLEETIEAAFQIISAMNDELCNPSLWSTSATASSTTGSNGSALVSADAAGIDGAPHHSESGGGGGGGGSGNSALDEASLRYKNSVTSLRAVIAAIPNSQKAKVSEAENGLGTPEEEDEIEKLEEKALSLRKEIAEKNVHVKELIDKFRQLIADISTWQSPCSV, from the exons ATGACGACGACACAGGAGCTTGCGATGGAAGGGGAGAAGCATTTAGAGGAGACTATCGAAGCGGCTTTTCAGATCATTTCCGCCATGAATGATGAGCTCTGCAATCCTTCTCTATGGTCTACATCAGCCACCGCGAGTTCCACGACTGGCTCCAACGGATCAGCTCTCGTTTCCGCCGACGCGGCTGGGATCGATGGAGCACCGCATCATTCGGAATCTGGTGGTGGTGGAGGCGGAGGAGGAAGTGGAAACAGTGCTCTGGATGAAGCTAGTCTTCGCTATAAGAACTCAGTGACTTCTCTTCGTGCTGTTATTGCTGCGATTCCCAATTCTCAGAAG GCAAAAGTATCTGAAGCGGAAAATGGTTTAGGAACTCCTGAAGAAGAAGACGAAATCGAAAAGCTGGAGGAGAAAGCCTTGAGTCTCAGGAAG GAGATTGCAGAGAAGAATGTTCATGTCAAAGAGCTTATCGACAAATTTCGACAGCTTATAGCAGATATCTCCACATGGCAAAGCCCTTGTTCTGTTTGA
- the LOC106336407 gene encoding F-box/LRR-repeat protein At5g63520-like produces the protein MSNFYSVSDDILTNIMSRLPAKPFAAAACVNHLWNRISDRILSRPRLTSGISLAESPEIAVDEALEMALSKPIRPHFAIAFVGLHFPIEEIHNRIASKIGANTILITTASLGTIDADSITNELEEMKWEDDEDAVITDDDMYLGVTMIIGFVPGLKINVVPLLHTNTEPQVPMVDEFISDVRDFTVLVAGNTNPDPVGIMLFGDHCRNLKPILAEIDAKISRETVMIGDAHNYFVCTNAEVDNIDTTLYTVDAVALVFARDNLNNNEVEIKFHVGISSGIIPIGPKIEILDVLVHEGKTTWLFARTQGEVWPLDAYNLILSLHTLIIDKPYFLYIGVTKEAEPLDGGPSIKYTEFYEVIGTQQIMFSVAGTGVNPGDICMFYHSDMDSAMGSSNDVYNRFHHLVEPPPRQAYGQLVSSSRTNREKVFGGFMFASSNRGDKYFGNSVTDCMPFYENFPGVPFTGTSCFEPIGRSPVLEEEEEWQSDENRFNMQAFNTIHLIMSYKKTA, from the exons ATGAGTAACTTTTACAGTGTATCCGATGATATCTTAACTAATATTATGTCAAGACTTCCGGCTAAACCATTTGCCGCTGCTGCTTGTGTTAACCATTTATGGAATCGAATTTCCGATCGTATTCTTTCTCGACCCCGACTTACTTCTGGTATTTCTCTTGCCGAATCTCCCGAG ATCGCCGTGGATGAAGCCCTTGAAATGGCCTTATCCAAACCAATCCGGCCACATTTTGCAATTGCTTTTGTCGGTTTACATTTTCCCATAGAAGAGATCCATAACCGG ATTGCAAGTAAAATTGGTGCAAATACGATCCTAATTACGACTGCTTCCCTTGGAACCATCGATGCAGATTCGATTACTAATGAACTCGAAGAG ATGAAATGGGAAGATGATGAAGATGCAGTGATTACGGACGATGACATGTACCTAGGAGTCACAATGATAATTGGGTTCGTACCCGGTTTGAAAATCAATGTTGTCCCTCTCCTACATACCAACACA GAGCCACAAGTGCCGATGGTCGACGAATTCATTTCGGACGTAAGAGATTTCACGGTTCTGGTCGCCGGTAATACAAACCCTGACCCGGTTGGTATAATGCTGTTTGGG GATCATTGTAGGAATCTGAAACCTATCCTCGCCGAAATTG ATGCAAAGATATCAAGAGAAACCGTTATGATCGGTGATGCGCACAACTATTTCGTTTGTACCAACGCTGAAGTTGACAATATTGATACCACTCTTTACACCGTAGACGCCGTCGCACTTGTTTTCGCCAGAGATAACCTAAACAACAATGAAG TGGAAATCAAATTTCACGTGGGGATTTCAAGTGGGATAATCCCAATTGGTCCAAAAATAGAGATACTCGACGTGTTGGTGCACGAGGGAAAAACAACATGGTTATTCGCTAGAACACAAGGCGAAGTATGGCCACTTGATGCTTATAATCTCATTCTGTCTCTTCATACCCTG ATTATAGATAAGCCGTATTTTCTATATATCGGTGTTACAAAGGAAGCCGAACCGCTAGACGGAGGACCGTCCATAAAATATACAGAGTTCTATGAGGTCATTGG GACACAACAGATAATGTTTAGTGTCGCGGGCACCGGTGTAAATCCAGGCGATATTTGTATGTTTTATCACTCAGATATGGACTCTGCAATGGGTTCCAGCAACGATGTTTACAACCGTTTTCATCATCTCGTCGAGCCGCCGCCTCGTCAAGCTTACGGCCAGTTGGTTTCAAGTAGCCGAACTAACAGAGAGAAAGTGTTTGGAGGGTTCATGTTTGCTAGCTCGAACCGTGGAGACAAGTATTTCGGGAATTCGGTAACGGATTGCATGCCGTTTTACGAGAATTTTCCTGGTGTACCATTCACAGGAACTTCTTGCTTTGAACCTATCGGACGTTCTCCCGTTTTGGAAGAGGAAGAGGAATGGCAGAGTGATGAGAATCGGTTCAACATGCAGGCCTTTAATACAATCCATCTGATCATGTCTTATAAGAAGACAGCATGA
- the LOC106336408 gene encoding gamma carbonic anhydrase-like 1, mitochondrial: MATSIARFSRRGVASNLFRRYFAAEAAVAVKTEAPKPKLTVSPSPDRVNWDYRGQRQIIPLGQWLPKVAVDAYVAPNVVLAGQVTVWDGSSVWNGAVLRGDLNKITLGFCSNVQERCVVHAAWSSPTGLPAETLIDRYVTVGAYSLLRSCTIEPECIIGQHSILMEGSLVETRSIIEAGSVVPPGRRIPSGELWGGNPARFIRTLTNEETLEIPKLAVAINHLSGDYFSEFLPYSTVYLEVEKFKKSLGITV; this comes from the exons ATGGCGACTTCAATAGCTCGATTCTCTCGGAGAGGAGTAGCTTCTAACCTGTTCCGTCGCTACTTCGCTGCGGAAGCGGCGGTCGCGGTCAAGACAGAGGCGCCGAAGCCAAAACTGACGGTGTCGCCGTCGCCGGATCGTGTGAATTGGGACTACAGGGGACAGAGACAGATCATTCCCTTGGGGCAGTGGCTTCCGAAGGTAGCCGTTGATGCCTACGTGGCGCCCAACGTTGTCTTGGCCGGTCAGGTCACCGTCTGGGACGGCTCATCCGTCTGGAACGGCGCCGTTTTGCGCGGCGATCTCAACAAAATCACCCTCGGGTTCTGCTCGAATGTGCAGGAACGGTGCGTTGTCCATGCCGCGTGGTCGTCCCCAACAG GATTACCAGCAGAGACGTTGATCGATAGGTACGTGACAGTAGGTGCATACAGTCTTCTGAGATCATGTACCATCGAACCAGAGTGTATCATTGGGCAACACTCAATACTAATGGAAGGTTCACTGGTTGAGACTCGCTCAATCATTGAAGCTGGTTCGGTTGTGCCACCAGGAAGAAGGATCCCATCAGGTGAGCTATGGGGAGGTAATCCAGCAAGATTCATAAGAACACTAACCAACGAAGAAACCTTAGAGATTCCGAAACTCGCTGTAGCCATCAACCACTTAAGTGGAGATTACTTCTCTGAGTTCCTTCCTTACTCTACTGTCTACTTAGAGGTAGAGAAGTTCAAGAAGTCCCTTGGAATCACTGTTTAG
- the LOC106328466 gene encoding nuclear transcription factor Y subunit C-4-like produces the protein MDNNNQQPPPPPTSVYPPASAATAIPPPPPPSGSTPIIPGGGASYHHLLQQQLQQLQMFWSYQRKEIEQVNDFKNHQLPLARIKKIMKADEDVRMISAEAPILFAKACELFILELTIRSWLHAEENKRRTLQKNDIAAAITRTDIFDFLVDIVPREEIKEEEEAALGSMVAAPAVSGVPYYYPPMGHPAVPGGMMIGRPAMDPSGVYAQPPSQAWQSVWQNSAAGDDVSYGSGGSSGGHGNLDNQG, from the exons ATGGACAACAACAACCAGCAACCACCACCACCACCCACCTCCGTCTACCCTCCCGCCTCCGCCGCAACCGCAATCCCTCCTCCTCCTCCTCCTTCCGGATCTACACCGATAATCCCCGGAGGAGGAGCCTCGTACCACCACCTCCTCCAGCAACAGCTTCAACAGCTACAAATGTTCTGGAGCTACCAGCGCAAAGAGATCGAACAGGTGAACGATTTCAAGAACCACCAGCTCCCTCTCGCTCGCATCAAGAAGATCATGAAAGCCGACGAGGACGTCCGCATGATCTCCGCGGAAGCGCCGATCCTCTTCGCCAAGGCCTGCGAGCTTTTCATCCTCGAGCTCACTATCAGATCTTGGCTCCACGCCGAGGAGAACAAGCGCCGTACGCTTCAGAAGAACGACATCGCCGCCGCGATTACCAGAACCGATATCTTCGATTTCCTCGTTGACATCGTCCCGAGGGAAGAGATCAAGGAGGAGGAAGAGGCGGCTCTCGGGAGTATGGTGGCGGCTCCGGCCGTGAGCGGCGTTCCTTATTACTACCCGCCGATGGGTCATCCGGCTGTTCCTGGTGGTATGATGATCGGAAGGCCGGCGATGGATCCTAGTGGTGTTTATGCTCAGCCTCCTTCTCAGGCCTGGCAGAGCGTGTGGCAGAATTCAGCCGCCGGCGATGACGTGTCTTACGGAAGCGGAGGGAGTAGCGGCGGCCATGGGAATCTCGATAACCAAGG TTGA
- the LOC106328288 gene encoding neurofilament medium polypeptide-like, producing MGEEEKKPEAAEEKKMEEKKPEEEKKEGEEKKVEADEKKGEESEKKTQEGEPTKESKDESPPAAPEAPAPPPPPQEIVLKVYMHCEGCARKVRRCLKGFEGVEDVMTDCKSGKVVVKGEKADPLKVLARVQRKTHRQVVLLSPIPPPSQPPEKKAEEEKPKVEEKKVEPPVVVTVVLKVHMHCEACATEIKKRIMRMKGVESAESDLKGSQVTVKGVFEPQKLVDYVYKRTGKHAAIMKVDPPPPPPPEVAAAAAEGEKKEEAKGEEKDGGESKGEEGKEEKAKTDEEKKEGDGGKGEGEAAEKGGGGETGGGGEEEEAKVVEVRKIENPYYYYLYQPPRVAVPPMEMPSYAYPHAYPPQLFSDENPNACSIM from the exons ATGGGAGAG GAGGAGAAGAAACCAGAAGCAGCAGAGGAGAAGAAAATGGAGGAGAAGAAACCAGAAGAGGAGAAAAAAGAAGGAGAAGAAAAGAAAGTGGAGGCTGATGAGAAAAAAGGGGAAGAATCTGAGAAGAAAACTCAAGAAGGAGAGCCTACAAAAGAATCCAAAGATGAGTCTCCACCGGCGGCGCCGGAGGCTCCAGCACCACCTCCTCCGCCGCAAGAGATTGTCCTTAAGGTTTACATGCACTGTGAAGGCTGTGCTAGAAAAGTCCGCCGTTGCCTCAAAGGCTTTGAAG GAGTGGAAGATGTGATGACTGATTGTAAATCGGGGAAAGTGGTGGTGAAGGGAGAGAAAGCTGATCCATTAAAAGTATTAGCCAGAGTTCAAAGGAAGACCCACCGTCAAGTTGTGCTTCTTTCTCCGATTCCCCCGCCGTCTCAACCACCGGAAAAGAAAGCAGAAGAGGAGAAACCTAAAGTGGAAGAGAAGAAAGTGGAG CCTCCCGTAGTGGTTACGGTGGTCCTCAAGGTTCATATGCACTGCGAAGCTTGTGCGACGGAGATCAAGAAACGGATCATGAGAATGAAAG GAGTGGAATCTGCTGAATCGGATTTAAAGGGTTCTCAAGTGACGGTGAAGGGAGTGTTTGAACCGCAAAAGCTAGTAGATTACGTTTATAAACGGACTGGAAAACATGCTGCGATTATGAAAGTTGACCCACCGCCTCCCCCGCCACCTGAGGTTGCGGCTGCAGCGGCAGAAGGAGAGAAGAAAGAAGAAGCAAAAGGAGAAGAAAAGGACGGAGGAGAATCCAAAGGCGAGGAAGGGAAAGAGGAAAAGGCAAAGACGGATGAAGAGAAGAAAGAAGGAGATGGCGGCAAAGGGGAAGGTGAAGCAGCGGAAAAAGGCGGAGGTGGTGAAACCGGTGGCGGGGGTGAGGAGGAAGAAGCAAAAGTTGTGGAGGTAAGGAAGATAGAGAATCCTTATTACTACTATCTTTACCAACCGCCCCGTGTGGCGGTTCCACCTATGGAAATGCCGTCTTATGCTTACCCGCATGCTTATCCGCCTCAACTATTCAGCGACGAAAATCCAAACGCATGTTCCATAATGTAA
- the LOC106336409 gene encoding uncharacterized protein LOC106336409, which translates to MADWGPVLIAVILFVVLTPGLLFQIPAGGRVVEFGNMQTSGASILVHAIIFFGLITIFTIAINVHIYSG; encoded by the coding sequence ATGGCAGATTGGGGACCAGTTCTGATAGCCGTGATCCTATTCGTAGTGCTAACACCGGGGCTTCTTTTCCAGATTCCGGCGGGAGGCCGAGTTGTCGAGTTCGGGAATATGCAGACGAGCGGCGCTTCTATTCTCGTCCACGCAATCATCTTCTTTGGTCTCATCACTATCTTCACCATCGCCATCAACGTACACATCTATTCCGGTTAA